One region of Purpureocillium takamizusanense chromosome 4, complete sequence genomic DNA includes:
- a CDS encoding uncharacterized protein (TransMembrane:12 (i21-48o68-88i100-119o125-146i158-178o190-213i283-304o324-343i352-371o391-415i427-444o456-477i)~COG:P~EggNog:ENOG503NVZH), translating to MGFDFHAEGTSDPKDVRNWRIHLVAIIASMSAIAMGYDTSVIGGTMALDSFRRDFGLLKASGTYRDTLQGDIVSTFQAGCFFGSLLMFPLAEKVGRKRAIFVAASIFLVGGVLMTASHGELAMLIVGRAVAGLGIGASSLIVPVYIAETSPPSIRGRLIGIFEISSQGGGMLGFWINYACDRTISSGRAAQWIVPLALQLVPGALLCLGMLLCPESPRWLASHDRWDEAEKVLVDIRSLPADHEYIRDELSEIRQQVEERTANRMTYAEMFKRLVQRGVRNRISIGLLLMACQNLTGVNIITYYSPRIFETLGLTGTSTKLFATGFYGIAKTLGMIIFSVWLVEKVGRRNGLIWGAFIGSVPMWYIGGYVMRADPAAAAAKGDMNRDGWGYLAMVCVYLYGLIYCATWQGITWVYCSEIFPIDIRMLCTAITTADQWFWSFLISRTTPYMITSLGYGTYMFFGALMVVMGFWALFFIPETKGLTLEDMDRLFMQSTCKTVWQALVQRRSMHDVLEERRAATPIVKREKKEAYHEQVELADHRRLYI from the exons ATGGGCTTCGACTTTCACGCCGAAGGGACAAGCGACCCCAAGGATGTGCGCAACTGGCGCATCCACCTGGTGGCCATCATCGCTTCCATGTCAGCCATAGCCA TGGGCTACGACACGTCCGTGATAGGGGGCACCATGGCGCTGGACTCGTTCCGCCGCGACTTTGGGCTCCTCAAGGCGTCGGGCACGTATCGCGACACTCTGCAGGGCGACATCGTGTCGACGTTTCAGGCTGGCTGCTTCTTCGGCTCGCTGCTCATGTTCCCGCTCGCCGAGAAGGTTGGGCGCAAGCGGGCCATCTTCGTCGCTGCCagcatcttcctcgtcggcggcgtgctcatgacggcgtcgcacggcgagctggccatgCTCATCGTCGGACGTGCGGTTGCCGGGCTCGGCAtcggggcgtcgtcgctcatCGTGCCCGTGTACATTGCTGAGACATCCCCGCCTTCGATCCGAGGTAGGCTCATCGGGATCTTCGAG ATTTCgtcgcagggcggcggcatgctggGCTTCTGG ATCAACTACGCCTGCGACCGAACCATCTCTTCGGGCCGGGCCGCGCAGTGGATCGTCCCGCTTGCCTTGCAGCTCGTGCCCGGCGCCCTCCTGTGCCTAGGCATGCTGCTATGCCCCgagtcgccgcgctggctcgCCAGCCACGACCGCTGGGACGAGGCGGAAaaggtcctcgtcgacatccGATCCCTGCCAGCCGACCACGAGTATATCCGCGATGAGCTCTCCGAGATCCGacagcaggtcgaggagcgcacGGCCAACCGCATGACGTATGCCGAGATGTTCAAGCGCCTCGTGCAAAGGGGTGTGCGGAACCGCATCTCCAtcggcctgctgctcatGGCGTGCCAGAACCTCACGGGCGTCAACATCATTACGTACT ACTCGCCGCGCATCTTCGAGACGCTTGGCCTCACGGGCACCTCCACCAAGCTGTTCGCCACGGGCTTCTACGGCATCGCCAAGACGCTTGGCATGATCATCTTCTCCGTGTGGCTTGTGGAAAAGGTCGGCCGCAGGAATGGCCTCATCTGGGGTGCATTCATCGGCTCCGTCCCCATGTGGTACATAGGCGGGTACGTCATGAGGGCCGacccggctgccgcggcggcgaaagGCGACATGAAcagggatggatggggatACCTGGCCATGG TGTGCGTGTACCTGTACGGCCTCATCTACTGCGCGACCTGGCAGGGCATAACCTGGGTGTACTGTTCTGAAATCTTCCCCATTG ACATCAGGATGCTGTGCACGGCCATCACGACGGCCGACCAGTGGTTCTGGAGCTTCCTCATCTCGCGCACGACACCGTACATGATCACCTCGCTGGGGTACGGGACCTACATGTTCTTTGGCGCCCTCATGGTGGTCATGGGCTTCTGGGCGCTCTTCTTCATCCCCGAGACAAAGG GCCTCACTCTCGAAGACATGGACCGTCTCTTTATGCAGAGCACTTGCAAGACGGTTTGGCAGGCGCTggtgcagcggcgcagcaTGCATGACGTTCtcgaggagcggcgggcggcgaccccAATCGTCAAACGGGAGAAAAAGGAGGCGTATCACGAGCAGGTGGAGCTGGCGGACCATCGCCGGTTGTATATTTGA
- the DED1_2 gene encoding RNA helicase (TransMembrane:1 (o20-38i)~EggNog:ENOG503NUJV~COG:A) — MGLLESLDAGVTGLVGQWNTYSTGLVTLLVAVVTYRIMSAREPDVHPMLLARQAIPATVRNEGESAVYRSQAAPHGMPLNTGLNVKDAGASKWSRGRDGDLRDVWRRAASGGEDGARGKILTVHGSEKVVEHKLEDINRQINIIGRHIADQGGIKVAIYLPNSIELLITLFACSFYPNLTTVLIPFDVSSEELVSMLRRSAVDTVVTAPGAFPFDAVVKAYPSLRQLIWVVDEGSSHMDWNEVPEGTGGSVNVATWQDIVNDAPAAVGAELPAVNLDYNPQDMVTFWQSKQGQLEEMVRFTQANLVAGIAGQMAAIPTKERLNPSDLFLPADSLTNIHTLVLTLTALYSNASVALTSVAGRSPDLVLATRGVAPTVVVASPGTMLKAHADSAGRLTSALAKLSHSLLSRNLTQEGVLSTSHPLASFSAGARPAIGTTPGKLRVVFVADRAGADSPHLSPSVLSDLRVFTGARVVYALAAARVAGAVSQTAFYDYRTEASGKGHFGAPPTSVEVFLKDKGAYKTTDDVIEGEIVARGPCVSGSEVNIGVVGRIMDDNTLAYV; from the exons ATGGGCCTCCTCgagagcctcgacgccggcgtcaccggcctcgtcgggcaATGGAACACCTACTCGACCGGCCTGGtgacgctgctcgtcgccgtcgtcacctaCCGCATCATGTCGGCGCGAGAGCCCGATGTCCACCCgatgctgctcgcccgccaggcAATCCCCGCCACGGTCCGCAACGAGGGCGAAAGCGCCGTCTACCGCTCCCAGGCCGCGCCCCACGGCATGCCCCTCAACACCGGGCTCAACgtcaaggacgccggcgcctccaagTGGTCgcgcggccgagacggcgacctgcgcgacgtcTGGCGTAGGGCtgcctcgggcggcgaggacggcgccagGGGCAAGATCCTGACCGTCCACGGCTCCGAAaaggtcgtcgagcacaAGCTGG AGGACATCAATCGGCAAATAAACATCATCGGGCGCCACATTGCCGACCAGGGCGGCATCAAGGTGGCCATCTACCTGCCCAACTCGATCGAGCTGCTCATCACCCTCTTTGCCTGCAGCTTCTATCCGAACCTGACGACCGTCCTGATCCCCTTTGATGTCTCGAGCGAGGAGCTCGTCTCTATGCTGcgccgctccgccgtcgacaccgtcgtcaccgccccgGGCGCCTTCCCGTTCGATGCCGTGGTGAAGGCGTACCCGTCGCTGCGCCAGCTCATCTgggtcgtcgatgagggcagcagccacaTGGACTGGAACGAGGTGCCCgagggcacgggcggcagcgtcaacgTGGCGACGTGGCAGGACATTGTCAAtgacgcgcccgccgcggttGGAGCCGAGCTTCCCGCGGTGAACCTCGACTACAACCCGCAGGACATGGTGACGTTCTGGCAGTCCAAGCagggccagctcgaggagatggTGCGCTTTACGCAGgccaacctcgtcgccggcatcgccggccAGATGGCCGCCATTCCCACCAAGGAGAGGCTGAATCCGTCAGACCTTTTCCTGCCCGCCGACTCGCTGACCAACATTCACACCCTGGTACTGACCCTGACGGCCCTGTACTCGAATGCCTCGGTTGCCCTGACGTCTGTCGCCGGACGGTCGCCGGACCTGGTGCTGGCTACCCGGGGCGTCGCCccgacggtggtggtcgccAGCCCCGGGACGATGCTCAAGGCCCACGCCGATTCCGCGGGGAGGCTAacgtcggcgctggccaagctgtCGCATAGCCTGTTGAGCCGCAACCTGACGCAGGAGGGCGTGCTCTCGACGTCACATCCCCTGGCGTCGTTTTCCGCGGGGGCACGCCCGGCCATtgggacgacgccgggcaAGCTCCGTGTGGTATTCGTCGCGGACCGGGCCGGGGCGGACTCGCCACacctgtcgccgtcggtACTCTCGGACTTGCGCGTCTTCACAGGCGCCAGGGTGGTCTAcgcactggcggcggcgagggtcgcGGGAGCTGTGAGCCAAACGGCCTTTTACGACTACCGGACGGAGGccagcggcaagggccacTTTGGAGCGCCACCGACCAGCGTAGAAGTTTTCCTGAAGGACAAGGGCGCATACAAGACGACCGACGATGTaatcgagggcgag ATCGTCGCACGCGGCCCGTGCGTTTCGGGAAGCGAGGTGAATATTGGCGTTGTTGGACGCATTATGGACGACAACACGCTGGCGTATGTGTGA